Part of the bacterium genome is shown below.
CCGGTCGGCGCGCGGCACGCCCGGCTGCCAGTAGTCGGGATTGCGCTCCAAGATCAGCTCGGAACCCGGCACGTACGAGACCATCCGGAACGGTCCGGTTCCGATCATCTTGGTCGCGGGGTCCGTCGTTTGCGCGGCCTGCCTGCTCAGAATGGCGCCGGCGACCGCGAACGGATCGCCGAGGTTGTTGAGGAAGGACGAGTCGGGCTTCTTCAGCCGAATCTGCACGGTGCTGGGATCGAGCGCGGTCGCGGCCGTCACGTTGGGGAAGCGGGCCTTCGCGTACGGGATCCCCTTCGCCATCAGCCGCTCGAACGTGAACACGACGTCATCGGCCGCGAGCGGACTACCGCTGTGGAACTTTACGCCGTGACGAAGGGTGAACGTGTAGGTCATGCCGTCGGGGCTGACCTTCCACGAGGTGGCCAGCATCGGGGCGACCTTGCCGTCGGGCTGCACGACGACGAGCGTCTCGTAGGAGAGCTGCCAGACCAGCCAATTGTTGAAATCCGAGTGCGCGATCGGATCGAAGGTGTCCGGCGGCGTCGGCTCCGCAACCGCGACCTGTCCGCCGGCCATTCCGGCGGCGAGCGCCGGGCGCATCACCGCCGATGGAGTGACGATCAGGCCGGCCGATGCCGCGAGCAGCACGCACCCCAGCAGCGCGGCGACGCGGGTCCCCCGCCAGTGCGCGAACCCCCCACTCATGCGCGTCCCCCCTTGTCCGTCCTGAGCACTACCCGATCTTCAGCCTGCGCCTGGCCACGATGGCCGCCGGCGTTCCCGCGAGATGCGGCGCGATCCGGCTCGCGCTGCGCGCGAGCGCGGCCGCCAACTGCGGAAAGCGCTTCGGTCCGAGACGAGCCGCGGGCCCGGAGATGCCGAGCGCGGCGACGACACCGTTCACCGGGTCCTGCACGGGCACGGCGAGGCAGACCAACCCGAGATAAGATTCCTGGCGGTCCACCGCGTAGCCGTCCCGGCGCACTCGCTGGAGTTCTGCGCGCAGCCGCGCATGATCGGTGATCGTGTGCGGCGTGAACGGCTCGAGGCGCAGCGTCGGCAGCAGTTCGTCCCGATGCTCGCTCAGCGCCAGCAGCACTTTGCCGGACGCCGTGCTGTGCACCGGGAGGAGCGCGCCGACGCCGTAGTCCATCCGGAACGGCAGCGGCGACTCCACCCGGTCGAGGACGAGGACTTTCCCCCCGTGCAGCCTCGTCAGGCCGATCGTCTCTTCGAATTTGACGTTCAGGTCCCGCATCTGCGCGCGCACGGCCTCGCTCGGACGCAGCAGTGACGTGGCCGCGTCGCCGAGCTGCGCCGCGGCGAGGCCGAGCCGGTACCGGCCGTAGCCGTCGCCTTCGAGAATGAAGCCGGCGAGGGCGAGCGTCCGGATCAGCCGGTGGCACGTGCTCTTCGGTAGCCCGACCCGCCGGCTGACCTCGGCAAGATCCAATTCGGGGCGCTGGGCTGTAAAGAGGCGCAGAATGGCGAGCGCCCGCTCGACGGCCTGCACTCCGGAAGAATTCCGTATCATGGAATATGGTCCTACGATGCAGAATTTCGTCAGAGCGCCGATTTCCCCTACATGACGGACAGTGGACACATGCTTTTCCCCTTCCAATCCGTGACTGGCCCGGTTGATTCTTGGCGGGATCAAACAACAGAGGGCTTTCTCACGATATTCGCCCACACCCAGGCCAACAGTTCCATACGCTCGCCACTGCACCTGAGATCGTCTTCGTGCTTTCCGGCGCGGAACATCAGCCGAACGTGAGGCCGCGCCGTAGGAACCCGCACCGGTGCCAGAGAAGGGCCGCGACGCCCGGCGGTGACGCGAGCCGCGCAGGGATCGCGAAAGGGGGCACTCCGGATGCGCGCATGGCACGGATCGGGATGGCGTTCGGCTTTGGCGATCTTGACGGCCGTTCTGACGACGTCGGCGGTGGCGGCCGGGGCGCCGGCCGGGCCCACGCCCGGCGGCACGTTAACGTTCGGGATTCGCCAGGAGCCAAGCACGACCGATCCCCACGCCTCCGCCAACGGGGTGTCGCAGCGGGTGCTGGCGCATCTGTACGACGGCCTCGTGTACCAGACCCCGGACGGTGCGTACCATCCGTGGCTGGCCACGAAGTGGACCGTCAGCCCAGACGGAAAAACCTACACGCTGACCCTCCGCGCCGGGGTGAAGTTCCACGACGGCACGCCGTTCAACGCGAGTGCGGTGAAGACAAGCCTCGATCGCATCATCGATCCCGCGACGCGGTCCACGTCCGCCATCTCCGCGATCGGCCCCTACGCATCGAGCGAGGTCGTCGACGCGTCCACGATTCGCGTGCACCTCAAGGAACCGTACAGCCCGTTCATCAACGCGCTGAGCCAGCCGTGGTTGGGCATGGTCTCGCCGACGGCGGTCAAGAGCTGGGGCCGGGACTTCGCCCAGCATCCGGTCGGCACGGGACCGTTCAAGTTCGTCGAGATGGTCCCCCAAGACCACATCACGCTGGTCCGCAACCCCGACTACGCGTGGCCGCCGTCGGCCGGGAAAGCCCACTCCGGCCCGGCGTACCTGGAGCGCGTCGTCATCCGCACGGTCCCGGAGGATTCGACGCGGCTGGCGACCCTCCAGAACGGAGAAACGAATCTGATCGAGCCGTTGCCCGAGCAAAACGTAGCGCAGGTCCAGGGTGACACAAACCTGTACGTCCTCAAGCAGATGGAGATGGGCGCAGGCCGCGTCGTGCTCTTGAACACCCAACGCGCCCCGACGAACGACGTGCGGGTGCGCCGGGCGATCGAATTTGGGGTCGACACCGCGACACTGGTCAAGACGCTATTTTACGGACAGCACATGGTGGGGCGGTCGCCGGTATCGCCCGTTATGCCCGGCTATGACAAGAGTTTGGAGCGCATCTACACGTACGATCCGGCGAAAGCCCGGCAGCTTCTGGAGGAGGCGGGATGGCGCCCCGGCCCGGGCGGCGTCCGGGTCAAAGATGGACAGCCGCTGCGGATGAGCCTTTTCATCATTCCCAACATCGGCGCGGAGCCGACGGCAGAATACCTTCAGTCGCAGCTCCGGCAGGTGGGCATCGACCTAGAGATCCGGGCGCTCGCCCGCGCCGCCTGGTACGAGGGGATCAACCGGGGAGACCACAACCTCACGCTGGCGTTCTTCATCTGGCCTGATCCGGACATCCTGCGCACACTCTATTACTCCACCAACATCCCGTTCAACTGGTTCCACTACAACAACCCGGACGTCGACCGGATGCTGCTTGAGGCCAGCCGGCTCACCGACATGCGGGCGCGGATCGGCCTGTACCGGCGGGTCATGCGCAAGGTTATGGACGATGCCCTTCCCCTCACCCTCTATTACGAGAACAACATCCTCGCGGCACGGCGCACGCTGCAGGGCGTCAAGTTCGACGCGGTCGGGTACCCCTTGTTCTATGACGCGTACGTCACACGGTAGCCGGCCGGCCCGTGGGCGATGACGGCGTACGCCGCGAAGCGGGTGCTGTCCGTCGTGCCGGTGCTCGTCGGGATCACGGCATTCGTGTTCCTGATGCTGCACCTCGTGCCTGGAGATCCCGTGATTCTGCTGCTCGGAGAAGGCGGCGTCGCCTCCCCCCAGGCGATGAACGCGCTGCGCCATGAGCTCGGGCTGACCGATCCCCTCCCGCTGCAGTTCGTCCGCTACACGCGCGACGTCTCGCGCGGAAACTGGGGCCGGTCGATTCGTTTCAACCGGCCGGTGCTCGCGCTGCTGATCGAGAACGGACGGTACACGATCGAGCTCGCCGCCGCCGCGCTCACGATCGCCGTCGTCGCGGGCCTGCCACTCGGGATCCTCGCCGCGGTCCAGCGCACGCGGTGGGGAGACAGCGCGGCAATGTTCGTCTCGCTCGTGGGCGTGTCGATGCCCAGCTTCTGGCTTGGAGCAATGTTGATCTTCGCCTTCTCCTTGCATTTCAAGTGGTTTCCGGCGATCGGCCAGGGAGGGCTGAACCGGCTCGTGCTGCCGGGTATCGCGCTCGCGTTCGCGCCCATGGCCAGCCTCGCGCGTCTCGTCCGGAGCAGCCTACTCGAAATCCTGGGCGAAGACTACGTCCGCACGGCGCGGGCCAAGGGCATGGCCGAACGCGCCGTCATCCTGCGGCACGCGCTTCGCAACGCCTTGATCCCGGTCGTCACGTTCTTCGGCCTAGAGACGGGGCGCCTGCTCGGCGGCGCATTTGTGGTCGAGACGGTCTTTTCGCGGATCGGGCTGGGGCGGACGATCGTCAACGCCATTCTGAACAAGGACTTCCCGGTGGTCCAGGGCGCGGTGCTGTTCGTCGCGGTGCTGTACGTCGCCGTCAATCTGGTCGTCGACCTTTCGTACGCTGTGCTCGACCCGCGCGTCCGATTCGAGTGATGCCGCCGCTCTCCTCTGGGGCGTGGGATACTGCCTGGAGGCGCGTCCGGCGGCACCCACACATGGTCGTCGGCGGGTCGGTCTTCCTGGCCCTAGTACTCGTCGCCGTCGCCGCGCCGCTCGTCGCCGGCACCGATCTGTATCTGATGAAGCCGCAGGACGCGCTGTGGCCGCCTTCACAGCAGCATTGGTTCGGCACCGACGAGTTCGGCCGAGACCTCTTTACGCGCATCGTACACGGCGCCCGGCTGTCGCTCAGCGTCGGGCTGGTCGCGGTGGGCATCG
Proteins encoded:
- a CDS encoding IclR family transcriptional regulator produces the protein MIRNSSGVQAVERALAILRLFTAQRPELDLAEVSRRVGLPKSTCHRLIRTLALAGFILEGDGYGRYRLGLAAAQLGDAATSLLRPSEAVRAQMRDLNVKFEETIGLTRLHGGKVLVLDRVESPLPFRMDYGVGALLPVHSTASGKVLLALSEHRDELLPTLRLEPFTPHTITDHARLRAELQRVRRDGYAVDRQESYLGLVCLAVPVQDPVNGVVAALGISGPAARLGPKRFPQLAAALARSASRIAPHLAGTPAAIVARRRLKIG
- a CDS encoding ABC transporter substrate-binding protein; this translates as MAILTAVLTTSAVAAGAPAGPTPGGTLTFGIRQEPSTTDPHASANGVSQRVLAHLYDGLVYQTPDGAYHPWLATKWTVSPDGKTYTLTLRAGVKFHDGTPFNASAVKTSLDRIIDPATRSTSAISAIGPYASSEVVDASTIRVHLKEPYSPFINALSQPWLGMVSPTAVKSWGRDFAQHPVGTGPFKFVEMVPQDHITLVRNPDYAWPPSAGKAHSGPAYLERVVIRTVPEDSTRLATLQNGETNLIEPLPEQNVAQVQGDTNLYVLKQMEMGAGRVVLLNTQRAPTNDVRVRRAIEFGVDTATLVKTLFYGQHMVGRSPVSPVMPGYDKSLERIYTYDPAKARQLLEEAGWRPGPGGVRVKDGQPLRMSLFIIPNIGAEPTAEYLQSQLRQVGIDLEIRALARAAWYEGINRGDHNLTLAFFIWPDPDILRTLYYSTNIPFNWFHYNNPDVDRMLLEASRLTDMRARIGLYRRVMRKVMDDALPLTLYYENNILAARRTLQGVKFDAVGYPLFYDAYVTR
- a CDS encoding ABC transporter permease, whose protein sequence is MTAYAAKRVLSVVPVLVGITAFVFLMLHLVPGDPVILLLGEGGVASPQAMNALRHELGLTDPLPLQFVRYTRDVSRGNWGRSIRFNRPVLALLIENGRYTIELAAAALTIAVVAGLPLGILAAVQRTRWGDSAAMFVSLVGVSMPSFWLGAMLIFAFSLHFKWFPAIGQGGLNRLVLPGIALAFAPMASLARLVRSSLLEILGEDYVRTARAKGMAERAVILRHALRNALIPVVTFFGLETGRLLGGAFVVETVFSRIGLGRTIVNAILNKDFPVVQGAVLFVAVLYVAVNLVVDLSYAVLDPRVRFE